One Candidatus Zixiibacteriota bacterium DNA window includes the following coding sequences:
- a CDS encoding cytochrome ubiquinol oxidase subunit I → MDVLTLSRLQFGLTIAFHYIFPPLSIGLGLILVIMEGLYLKTKNPLYHLMARFWVRIFGLIFAIGVATGIVMEFQFGTNWSAYSRYVGDVFGSALAAEGIFAFFLESGFLAILLFGWNKVSPRFHFFSTIMVALGAHFSAIWIVVANSWQQTPAGHHIVGQGLNARAEIVDFWQMVLNPSSVDRISHTFMGAWQAGAFFILSVSAFYLLRKKHQDFAKTSIKIALIVAAVASVMQLVTGHSSAQGISVTQPAKLAAFEAHYAESAAAPLYLFGWVNEKEEKVLMGVKIPGLLSYLVHGDFERPVTGLRAFPPDKRPPVNFVFQTYHGMVAIGMALIALSLGGLFFWWRRWLFNLKWYLWILVFSVLGPQISNQLGWFSAEVGRQPYIVYNHLLTSEAFSKSISSGEVITSLVMFVVIYIFLLALFVYLLNEKIRQGPSEDGIISEEHRA, encoded by the coding sequence ATGGATGTCTTGACGCTCTCCCGATTGCAATTCGGATTGACGATCGCTTTCCACTATATTTTCCCGCCGTTAAGTATCGGGCTGGGCCTTATTCTGGTCATTATGGAGGGATTGTACCTTAAGACCAAGAATCCCCTATATCACCTGATGGCCCGTTTCTGGGTCCGAATATTCGGCCTTATCTTTGCCATCGGGGTCGCCACCGGGATCGTCATGGAATTTCAATTCGGCACCAACTGGTCGGCCTATTCCCGATATGTCGGTGACGTTTTCGGGAGCGCGCTGGCGGCCGAGGGGATTTTTGCCTTTTTCCTCGAATCGGGTTTCCTGGCCATACTTCTTTTCGGATGGAATAAGGTTAGTCCGCGATTCCACTTCTTTTCAACCATTATGGTAGCGCTCGGGGCGCATTTCAGCGCCATCTGGATTGTGGTGGCCAATTCCTGGCAGCAGACGCCGGCGGGACACCATATTGTCGGTCAGGGGCTGAACGCCCGCGCCGAGATTGTCGATTTCTGGCAGATGGTTCTTAACCCGTCATCTGTCGACCGCATCAGCCATACATTCATGGGTGCCTGGCAGGCCGGAGCGTTTTTTATTCTGAGCGTCAGTGCCTTTTACCTGCTCAGGAAAAAGCATCAGGATTTCGCCAAGACCTCCATAAAGATTGCTCTGATAGTGGCGGCGGTTGCCTCGGTCATGCAACTGGTGACCGGTCATTCCAGCGCGCAGGGGATCAGCGTGACCCAGCCGGCCAAACTGGCCGCCTTTGAGGCCCATTACGCCGAATCGGCTGCGGCGCCTCTTTACCTTTTTGGATGGGTCAATGAGAAAGAAGAAAAAGTTCTGATGGGAGTCAAGATACCGGGATTATTGAGTTACCTCGTGCACGGTGATTTCGAAAGACCGGTCACCGGCCTACGGGCATTCCCCCCCGATAAACGTCCGCCGGTCAATTTTGTTTTCCAGACCTATCACGGCATGGTGGCCATCGGCATGGCGCTGATTGCCCTTTCCTTGGGCGGCCTCTTTTTCTGGTGGCGCAGATGGCTATTCAATCTCAAATGGTATCTCTGGATTCTGGTTTTTTCGGTTCTGGGGCCGCAGATATCCAACCAGCTCGGTTGGTTTTCGGCCGAGGTCGGGCGTCAACCATACATTGTTTATAATCATCTCCTGACCTCAGAAGCCTTCTCAAAATCGATCAGTTCCGGCGAGGTGATCACCTCACTGGTCATGTTTGTCGTTATATATATTTTCCTGTTGGCCCTGTTTGTCTATTTGCTTAACGAGAAAATCCGGCAAGGCCCTTCTGAAGATGGGATTATTTCGGAGGAACATCGCGCATGA
- the cydB gene encoding cytochrome d ubiquinol oxidase subunit II: MNFTFDLNSIWFMLVGVLFTGYAILDGFDLGVGALHLFTRTDEERRLMINSIGPVWDGNEVWLVTGGGALFAAFPIVYATAFSGFYLALMFVLFALIFRAVAIEFRSKQPMLWWRRLWDISFSASSITASFLIGVALGNIAWGVPLDAEHEFAGTFLTLLNPYSLMVGITTLALFIMHGSIYVVLKTEGALHEKARPWVNNAIIFFVICYLSTTVATLLYVPHMTEYIIGHPVLFVVPILNMLAIANIPREIHHRRDFRAFLSSCASMLALLALFGIGMYPYMIYSRPSPENSLDIYNAASSARTLEIMLIIAVIGMPLVLSYTIVVYRIFRGKVKLEPTSY; this comes from the coding sequence ATGAATTTTACATTCGACCTCAATTCGATTTGGTTCATGTTGGTAGGGGTACTTTTCACCGGATATGCCATTCTTGACGGTTTTGATCTGGGCGTGGGAGCACTGCACCTGTTCACGCGAACCGATGAGGAACGCCGGCTCATGATTAACTCCATCGGGCCGGTCTGGGATGGTAACGAGGTTTGGCTGGTGACCGGCGGCGGGGCGCTTTTTGCGGCTTTTCCGATTGTGTACGCGACCGCCTTCTCCGGATTTTACCTGGCCCTGATGTTCGTCCTCTTCGCTCTTATCTTCCGCGCCGTCGCCATCGAGTTCCGCAGCAAACAGCCGATGCTCTGGTGGCGCCGCCTCTGGGATATCTCTTTCAGCGCCAGCAGCATTACGGCCTCGTTTCTTATCGGCGTCGCGCTGGGTAATATCGCCTGGGGCGTACCGCTCGATGCCGAACATGAATTCGCGGGAACCTTCCTGACCTTGCTGAATCCCTATTCTCTTATGGTCGGCATAACGACCCTGGCTTTATTCATTATGCACGGCTCCATCTATGTCGTACTCAAAACCGAGGGGGCGCTTCACGAAAAAGCCCGCCCCTGGGTGAATAATGCCATAATTTTCTTTGTCATTTGCTATCTCAGCACGACCGTTGCCACTCTTCTATATGTTCCGCACATGACCGAATATATCATTGGTCATCCGGTCCTGTTTGTCGTGCCGATTCTGAACATGCTGGCCATTGCGAATATCCCCCGTGAGATACATCACCGTCGCGATTTCCGCGCCTTTCTCTCTTCGTGCGCTTCAATGCTGGCCCTTCTTGCCCTCTTCGGCATCGGCATGTATCCTTACATGATCTACTCCCGCCCTTCTCCTGAAAACAGCCTGGATATTTACAATGCGGCTTCATCGGCACGGACGCTCGAAATAATGCTGATTATCGCCGTTATCGGAATGCCGCTGGTTCTTTCATATACGATCGTGGTCTATCGCATCTTCCGGGGTAAAGTAAAACTCGAGCCGACCAGTTACTGA
- a CDS encoding DHCW motif cupin fold protein, with product MKIENVPYTVTNLNQIAPTEHKGESGVAYWHTFEQGNLRVRIVDYSPGYLADHWCPRGHVVLVLEGELINELKDGTRSVLTPGMSYQTQDDSINPHRSFTRTGAKLFIVD from the coding sequence ATGAAGATTGAAAATGTTCCTTATACCGTAACCAACTTGAACCAGATTGCGCCCACCGAACATAAGGGTGAAAGCGGGGTCGCCTACTGGCATACTTTCGAGCAGGGGAATCTCCGGGTGCGGATAGTCGATTACTCACCCGGATATCTGGCCGACCACTGGTGCCCGCGCGGGCATGTGGTGCTGGTGCTGGAGGGAGAGTTGATTAATGAACTCAAAGACGGCACCCGCTCGGTGCTGACGCCGGGGATGAGTTATCAGACTCAGGACGATTCAATCAATCCGCACCGTTCCTTCACCCGCACCGGGGCAAAGCTATTTATCGTCGATTGA
- a CDS encoding Gfo/Idh/MocA family oxidoreductase: MSKNFAMTGVAGYVAPRHLKAIKETGNRLIAAVDPNDSVGILDGYFKDVRFFTEFERFDRHVERLRRQKEEERIHYVSICSPNYLHDAHARFALRVGADVICEKPVVLNPWNIDALQELEEESGHRVFTVLQLRVHPALVALKEKLQKEKSTRQKDICLTYITTRGPWYLVSWKGQADRSGGLATNIGIHFFDLLIWLFGDVVGSEVHVANPLKTAGFLELKNARVKWFLSIDNEDLPAPVKEKGKRTYRSITIDGEEVEFSEGFTDLHTIIYSETLAGRGFGLQEARPSVALAHDIREAAAIGTTSEAHPLAMKSK; this comes from the coding sequence ATGTCGAAAAATTTTGCCATGACCGGGGTGGCCGGATATGTGGCTCCACGCCATTTGAAAGCGATAAAAGAAACCGGCAACCGACTCATTGCCGCGGTTGATCCGAACGATTCGGTCGGTATTCTGGATGGATATTTCAAGGATGTTCGCTTTTTCACCGAATTTGAGCGATTCGACCGTCATGTGGAAAGGCTTCGCCGCCAGAAAGAAGAAGAACGGATTCATTATGTCAGCATTTGCTCCCCGAACTATCTTCATGATGCCCATGCCCGTTTTGCCCTGCGTGTCGGCGCCGATGTCATCTGCGAAAAACCGGTTGTCCTCAACCCCTGGAATATCGATGCCCTTCAGGAACTGGAGGAAGAAAGCGGCCACCGGGTCTTTACGGTACTGCAATTGCGCGTGCATCCGGCGCTGGTAGCCCTGAAAGAAAAGCTTCAGAAAGAAAAATCCACCCGTCAGAAAGACATTTGCCTGACTTATATCACGACCCGCGGCCCCTGGTATCTGGTTTCCTGGAAAGGACAGGCGGATCGTTCCGGCGGCCTGGCCACCAATATCGGTATACATTTCTTCGATCTTTTGATATGGCTGTTTGGAGACGTGGTTGGAAGCGAAGTGCATGTCGCCAATCCGCTCAAGACGGCCGGGTTCTTGGAACTGAAAAACGCCCGGGTGAAATGGTTTCTTTCCATCGACAATGAGGACCTTCCCGCGCCGGTAAAAGAGAAGGGAAAGCGGACCTATCGGTCGATAACCATTGATGGGGAAGAGGTGGAATTTTCGGAAGGATTCACCGATTTGCATACCATCATTTATAGCGAGACTCTGGCCGGGCGGGGGTTCGGCCTGCAGGAGGCGCGCCCCTCGGTTGCTCTGGCACATGATATCCGTGAGGCGGCCGCAATCGGTACTACTTCCGAGGCGCACCCGCTGGCAATGAAATCAAAGTGA
- a CDS encoding sigma 54-interacting transcriptional regulator, with protein sequence MSQIFTADLDYRLSCRKYLMNLIDRNDHKEAVRYFESIQNAWKDQSDLESGILMRLGAKAYGSSRDYSKALPMIRISINIISRNVSDGAELGECFMVLGVILREMGQYGEAEKAFRDAESIFRRNDDIARSGDALNLLAGILFRKGDLDASLGYLLEAVEAARKENDKRKLAYLFGNIGRVYTFLGKLDAARENVRLNIELSAEFNDAVELARAYLSLGYIFIRQYRFDDAQEALEQALGHIDRNKLDKERAIYLTYTGELALRSGQYEAAEQMLTDAATLGRKVAADSLLPARPLRLMAELTAAQGNYRKALTLANQTMLLMKRLDDAIEIGALHRLIALCFDRMGQKQKAIEAYGHSLDILEEHKSKPELAETLDAMGQSALYDAGRRTMYLCRAEELYGSCGMDTRVIEMQRQISEIEIGTDRAATKTEAAKSSETDFPTRNRRMAKIISQLYLLRNSDLPILLTGETGTGKDYMARYFHSISRPGRPYLAINCAAMPENLIESELFGYKKGAFTGADQDKKGLFLAANNGVLLLDEIGELPLGLQAKLLSVLENKKLRPLGTSEEVPINVIVVAATNRDLYEMVKNGQFRLDLYYRLAGITFELPPLRERKEDIPGLLELFMSRAGLLLEGEKPNPELVKQFISFDWPGNIRQLENKVKQLSVLSSLARDGSITELARTFFEEKRDEKTNSLFEQVEQFEKRLLVEALIAAGGNKSEAARILSIHESTLRAKLKRYSLETMVN encoded by the coding sequence ATGAGTCAGATCTTTACCGCAGACCTGGATTACCGCTTGAGCTGTCGGAAATACCTGATGAACCTAATTGACCGCAATGACCATAAGGAAGCGGTCAGGTATTTCGAATCGATCCAGAACGCCTGGAAAGATCAGTCCGACCTCGAGAGCGGAATCCTGATGCGTCTCGGTGCTAAAGCTTATGGCTCATCCCGTGATTATTCCAAAGCCCTTCCCATGATCAGAATCTCCATCAACATCATTTCGCGCAATGTCAGCGATGGCGCCGAATTGGGCGAATGTTTTATGGTTCTGGGAGTCATCTTAAGGGAAATGGGGCAATACGGGGAAGCCGAAAAAGCTTTCCGTGACGCTGAATCAATATTCCGCAGAAATGATGATATTGCCCGTTCCGGCGATGCCCTCAACCTCCTGGCCGGTATCCTCTTCCGCAAGGGCGACCTTGATGCTTCGCTGGGATACCTTCTGGAAGCCGTTGAAGCCGCCCGGAAGGAAAATGACAAAAGAAAACTGGCCTATCTGTTTGGCAATATCGGCCGTGTATATACTTTCCTGGGCAAGCTCGACGCCGCTCGGGAAAATGTGCGGCTCAATATTGAATTGTCCGCCGAGTTCAACGATGCCGTCGAATTGGCCCGGGCGTACCTTTCGCTGGGATATATCTTTATCCGGCAGTATCGTTTCGATGATGCTCAGGAGGCACTGGAACAGGCGCTCGGTCATATCGACCGCAATAAGCTGGATAAAGAGCGAGCCATTTATCTGACCTACACCGGCGAATTGGCCCTCCGTTCCGGACAGTACGAAGCCGCCGAGCAGATGCTGACTGATGCCGCCACACTTGGCCGGAAAGTGGCCGCCGATTCGCTTCTGCCGGCCCGGCCGCTCCGTCTCATGGCCGAGCTGACCGCCGCCCAGGGAAACTACCGCAAAGCCCTGACTCTGGCCAACCAGACCATGCTTCTCATGAAGAGACTCGATGATGCCATCGAAATCGGCGCCCTGCACCGCCTTATCGCTCTTTGCTTCGACCGGATGGGACAGAAGCAGAAAGCGATCGAGGCTTATGGCCATTCGCTGGATATTCTCGAGGAACATAAGTCCAAACCTGAGCTCGCCGAAACGCTCGACGCGATGGGGCAATCGGCGCTCTATGATGCCGGCCGAAGGACTATGTACCTCTGCCGCGCCGAGGAACTTTACGGCAGCTGCGGCATGGACACCCGGGTTATCGAGATGCAGAGACAAATCAGCGAAATCGAAATCGGTACCGACCGCGCCGCAACCAAGACTGAGGCGGCCAAATCCTCTGAGACTGATTTCCCTACCCGGAATCGGCGCATGGCCAAAATAATCTCCCAGCTGTACCTTCTCAGAAATTCCGATCTCCCCATTCTGCTCACCGGCGAGACCGGAACGGGCAAAGATTACATGGCCCGCTATTTCCATTCCATTTCGCGCCCCGGAAGGCCGTATCTGGCCATAAACTGCGCCGCTATGCCCGAGAACCTGATTGAATCGGAGCTTTTCGGTTACAAAAAAGGAGCTTTTACCGGAGCCGACCAGGATAAGAAGGGATTATTCCTGGCGGCCAATAATGGCGTCCTCTTGCTTGATGAAATAGGCGAACTCCCGCTTGGCCTTCAGGCAAAACTCCTGAGTGTTCTGGAGAATAAGAAGCTCCGTCCGCTCGGTACCTCAGAGGAAGTGCCAATCAATGTCATTGTCGTGGCGGCCACCAATCGTGATCTGTACGAAATGGTCAAAAATGGGCAGTTCCGCCTCGACCTCTATTACCGGCTGGCCGGTATAACTTTTGAATTGCCGCCGCTACGCGAGCGGAAAGAGGACATACCCGGTCTTCTGGAATTATTCATGTCCAGAGCCGGCCTTCTTTTGGAAGGCGAGAAACCGAATCCCGAACTGGTCAAACAGTTTATCAGCTTCGACTGGCCGGGAAATATTCGCCAGCTGGAAAACAAAGTCAAACAGCTGTCGGTTCTTTCATCCCTGGCCCGCGACGGCTCCATCACCGAGCTGGCTCGAACCTTCTTCGAAGAGAAACGTGATGAAAAGACCAATTCCCTCTTCGAGCAGGTAGAGCAATTCGAAAAGAGGTTGCTGGTCGAGGCCTTGATTGCCGCCGGCGGAAACAAATCCGAGGCGGCGCGGATCCTTTCCATCCACGAATCGACCCTGCGGGCGAAACTGAAACGGTACTCGCTCGAGACCATGGTCAATTAG
- a CDS encoding YceI family protein: MKKLLLTITSLLLVFGFAPAEECHIDKTRKNLVKFISHATLDNFEGVTDRIDGYVIAEGEGLKEGQNCDKSELYFEVALEGLDTGIGLRNRHMRENYLETSKFPYTHFAGKLDKVEKGPQGGFLITASGKFYIHGIEKPLTITASVTPQSPLYHITTEFQVKLSDFNIKIPSLMFMKLSDTQIVRLDFYVKTMENKK; this comes from the coding sequence ATGAAAAAGCTTCTCCTGACAATAACGTCGCTCCTTCTGGTCTTCGGTTTTGCGCCAGCCGAGGAGTGTCACATTGACAAGACCCGGAAGAACCTGGTCAAATTCATATCACACGCTACGCTGGATAATTTCGAAGGAGTGACCGACCGCATCGATGGTTATGTCATAGCCGAAGGGGAAGGACTTAAGGAAGGGCAGAATTGCGACAAGAGCGAACTCTATTTCGAGGTGGCGCTGGAGGGCCTCGATACCGGAATCGGACTGCGCAACCGCCATATGCGCGAAAACTATCTCGAAACAAGCAAATTTCCCTATACCCATTTTGCCGGGAAACTGGACAAAGTGGAAAAGGGACCCCAGGGCGGTTTTTTGATCACGGCCTCGGGCAAGTTCTATATCCACGGGATAGAGAAACCGCTGACCATCACCGCCAGTGTGACTCCTCAGAGTCCCCTGTACCATATTACCACCGAATTCCAGGTCAAGCTGTCCGATTTCAATATTAAAATTCCCTCTTTGATGTTCATGAAGCTAAGCGATACGCAGATTGTTCGCCTGGATTTTTATGTTAAGACAATGGAAAATAAAAAATAG
- a CDS encoding DUF5777 family beta-barrel protein, with protein MKHIIIALAIFLLLAPLGSAQTEQSHWTRTEAPVKLDLELFRSSHLVSLPTTETLQKGDLEFEISHRFSPPVSKGSNYLWGLDGPINMRLALGYALTNKMVLTAAISNAEDNNDWRIKYKLLQLRSADFPIVVALQAGAAWNREVYVEGRSTGDSRNFQYYGQMIINTMIKKNFGIGLVPSYLQNSDIYSTDTRHSVIIGTYLEYYLNSIVGVLAEWSPVVDGYHRKYTPAAFGVEFNTGGHFFKIVLTNSIWLNPSQYLAGTDYEFRSSEWRLGFNITRLLRFKK; from the coding sequence GTGAAGCATATCATTATTGCGTTGGCCATTTTCCTTCTACTGGCACCGTTGGGCAGTGCGCAGACCGAGCAAAGCCACTGGACACGGACCGAGGCGCCGGTTAAACTTGACCTGGAGCTTTTCCGCTCCAGTCATTTGGTCAGCCTTCCAACCACCGAGACTCTGCAAAAAGGTGACCTGGAGTTTGAAATATCGCATCGTTTTTCACCGCCGGTTTCAAAAGGTTCCAATTATCTCTGGGGGCTCGATGGCCCGATCAACATGCGCCTCGCGCTGGGATATGCCCTGACCAATAAAATGGTACTCACCGCCGCTATCAGCAACGCCGAGGACAACAACGACTGGCGTATTAAATACAAACTGCTGCAGCTTAGAAGCGCCGATTTCCCGATTGTCGTTGCCCTGCAGGCGGGCGCCGCCTGGAACCGCGAGGTTTATGTCGAAGGGCGAAGCACCGGCGATTCCCGCAACTTCCAGTACTACGGCCAGATGATAATCAACACCATGATAAAGAAAAATTTCGGCATCGGGCTGGTGCCGTCGTATTTGCAGAACAGCGATATATACAGCACCGACACCAGGCATTCGGTAATTATCGGGACTTATCTGGAGTATTATTTGAACTCGATTGTGGGGGTGCTGGCCGAGTGGTCGCCGGTAGTGGACGGCTATCACCGGAAATATACGCCCGCCGCATTCGGAGTGGAGTTCAACACCGGCGGGCATTTTTTCAAAATCGTCCTGACCAACAGTATCTGGCTCAATCCCTCGCAGTACCTGGCCGGAACCGATTACGAATTCAGGAGCAGCGAATGGCGGCTGGGGTTCAATATCACGCGACTGTTGCGATTCAAAAAATAG
- a CDS encoding class I SAM-dependent methyltransferase — protein MEIKKYTEANRVAWNEATPYHMRAKRDEWYRAFARPGYSCLDAVVTGVLNEMDVAGRDIAQPGCNNGRELVSLKNMGGRKCVGFDICDAVIEEARQLAAHAKADCEFVRTDIYDIPDKYNDSFDLIYMSIGFLTWLPDLACFMERAARLLRKEGIMLIYDTHPFLHMFDCDKKDDPLKVRESYFKDDPWEDYGSLDYYGLTPYNGTVNYNFAHKLSDIINGFLRNRLRIVRFEEYEHDISVCYEYMEKTAMRLPLSLLIAGKKE, from the coding sequence ATGGAGATTAAGAAATACACCGAGGCCAACCGGGTTGCCTGGAATGAGGCTACCCCATATCATATGAGAGCCAAGAGAGATGAATGGTACAGAGCATTTGCGCGGCCGGGATATTCCTGCCTCGATGCGGTCGTGACCGGAGTATTGAATGAAATGGATGTCGCGGGCCGGGATATCGCGCAGCCGGGGTGCAACAACGGCCGGGAGCTGGTTTCGCTGAAAAATATGGGTGGGCGAAAGTGTGTCGGGTTTGATATTTGCGATGCCGTCATAGAGGAGGCGCGTCAACTGGCCGCCCATGCCAAAGCCGATTGCGAATTTGTCCGCACCGATATCTATGATATTCCGGACAAATACAACGACTCCTTCGACCTGATCTATATGTCCATAGGTTTTCTGACCTGGCTTCCGGATCTGGCCTGTTTCATGGAAAGAGCCGCCCGCCTTCTCCGCAAGGAGGGAATCATGCTGATTTATGATACACACCCCTTTCTGCATATGTTCGATTGTGACAAGAAAGATGATCCGCTTAAAGTAAGAGAGTCATATTTTAAGGATGATCCATGGGAAGACTATGGCAGTCTCGATTATTACGGACTGACACCGTACAATGGCACCGTTAATTACAACTTTGCGCATAAGCTTTCGGATATTATCAACGGCTTTCTGAGGAACAGGCTGCGGATTGTCCGCTTTGAGGAATACGAGCATGATATATCGGTTTGTTATGAATATATGGAGAAGACAGCCATGCGCCTGCCGCTCAGTCTTCTCATTGCGGGGAAAAAGGAATAG
- a CDS encoding magnesium chelatase encodes MKLPKTLGGLKSSGYISHSTRDELRKNLLTSIKSGKKRFPGIIGYDRTVLPQLENAVLSKHDFILLGLRGQAKTRILRQLVELLDDYLPIIKGSKLNENPFAPISERYKKLAAEAGDELEIEWLHRSERYHEKLATPDVSVADLIGDIDPIKAVREKLDLSDEEAIHWGIIPRTNRGIFAINELPDLQPRIQVSLLNILEENDLQIRGFPIRVPLDMLLVFTANPEDYTNRGNIITPLKDRIASQINTHYPNTLEEAKSITRQEAWVDRGSKIFIPEIIRDIIEQISFEARASEYVDQSSGVSARLSISAYENLISNIERRAALNNDHDHIPRICDLFSVISSIAGKVELVYEGELEGPAILAVNLIGEAIKTTFARYFPAPRREKVNLDARPDEENIYEPVIDFFSTGKRLEISDEIPYDEYKRRLSQIVGLEKIAERFFPSKDPREIYLAMELILEGLHRSNIIAKESPDNRFIYADMIENILRS; translated from the coding sequence ATGAAATTGCCCAAAACGCTGGGGGGATTGAAAAGCTCCGGATATATCTCCCACTCCACCAGGGATGAATTGCGCAAGAATCTCCTGACCTCGATAAAATCGGGGAAAAAACGTTTTCCCGGAATAATCGGCTACGACCGAACCGTCCTGCCGCAGCTGGAGAATGCCGTTCTTTCCAAACATGATTTTATCCTCCTTGGCTTGCGGGGACAGGCCAAGACCAGAATTCTCCGCCAGCTGGTGGAGCTTTTGGATGATTACCTTCCAATTATCAAGGGGAGCAAATTGAACGAAAATCCGTTTGCCCCCATCTCCGAGCGGTATAAGAAGCTGGCGGCCGAGGCCGGCGATGAGCTGGAAATCGAATGGCTGCATCGCAGCGAACGGTATCATGAGAAACTGGCCACGCCCGATGTATCGGTGGCCGACCTCATTGGTGATATCGACCCGATCAAGGCGGTACGCGAAAAGCTCGACCTCTCCGATGAGGAGGCGATTCACTGGGGCATAATCCCCCGCACCAATCGCGGCATTTTCGCCATCAACGAACTTCCCGACCTGCAACCCCGTATCCAGGTTTCGCTCCTCAATATTCTCGAGGAGAATGACCTTCAGATCCGCGGCTTCCCGATAAGGGTGCCGCTTGATATGCTTCTGGTATTTACCGCCAACCCGGAGGATTACACCAATCGCGGCAATATTATCACCCCCCTCAAAGACCGGATCGCCTCGCAGATAAATACCCATTACCCGAATACTCTTGAAGAAGCCAAGTCGATCACCCGTCAGGAGGCCTGGGTCGACCGTGGCTCCAAAATATTCATTCCCGAAATCATTCGGGATATCATCGAGCAAATCTCTTTCGAGGCCCGCGCCAGCGAATATGTCGACCAGTCTTCAGGGGTATCGGCCCGGCTCTCCATTTCCGCTTATGAAAACCTCATTTCCAATATCGAGCGGCGAGCGGCGCTTAATAACGACCACGATCATATTCCCCGTATCTGCGACCTCTTCTCGGTCATATCATCCATTGCCGGAAAAGTGGAACTGGTTTACGAGGGAGAACTGGAGGGGCCGGCCATTCTGGCCGTGAACCTTATCGGCGAGGCGATTAAAACCACCTTCGCCCGATATTTCCCCGCGCCGCGCAGGGAGAAAGTTAATCTCGATGCCCGGCCCGATGAGGAAAATATCTATGAGCCGGTCATCGACTTCTTCTCGACCGGAAAGCGATTGGAAATCTCCGATGAGATACCGTACGATGAATATAAGCGCCGCCTTTCGCAGATAGTCGGACTGGAAAAAATCGCCGAACGATTTTTCCCGTCCAAGGATCCGCGCGAGATTTATCTGGCTATGGAACTGATTCTCGAGGGATTGCACCGTTCCAATATCATCGCCAAAGAATCGCCTGACAACCGTTTCATCTATGCCGATATGATCGAAAATATTCTGAGGAGTTAG
- a CDS encoding VWA domain-containing protein: protein MRFIYSGWNDSLFQKIKNMKDLLAIFNYLLLQVNGNVEMALKLMEKLQQMGYLPEDFDLEEFKKELLNSKIIAMQRDGASLTRKGERGLRKDAFDRIFEKLKASGIGNHPAPLGGGYSEEILPEKKPFDFGDDFLNIDLRGSLLNTISRTGSLGMEMHEDDLEVFDTSKTTNCSTVILIDISHSMILYGEDRITPAKQVAMAFTELILTKFPKDSLNIVLFGDNAHEIQIKDLPYIGVGPYHTNTKAGLQMARQILLRKKSPNKQIFMITDGKPSMIVKRNGRPYKNPIGLDPMIVNRTLDEAVICRKKKITITTFMITDDPYLQEFVRKLTELNRGRAYFASADNLGDYLFWDFMSHRRKGR from the coding sequence ATGCGGTTTATATATTCCGGATGGAATGATTCTCTTTTCCAGAAGATCAAGAACATGAAAGATCTTCTGGCGATTTTCAACTATCTCCTTCTGCAGGTGAACGGCAATGTCGAAATGGCCCTGAAACTGATGGAAAAACTGCAGCAGATGGGGTACCTCCCCGAGGATTTCGACCTTGAGGAATTCAAGAAAGAGCTCCTCAACAGCAAAATTATCGCCATGCAGAGAGACGGCGCTTCCCTGACACGTAAAGGCGAGCGGGGGTTGCGCAAAGATGCTTTTGACCGGATATTCGAGAAGCTCAAAGCTTCCGGTATCGGCAATCATCCTGCGCCGCTCGGCGGCGGATATTCCGAGGAGATCTTGCCCGAGAAGAAGCCGTTCGATTTCGGTGATGACTTTCTCAACATCGACTTGCGCGGCTCGCTGCTCAACACCATCTCCCGCACCGGCTCGCTGGGGATGGAAATGCATGAGGACGATCTGGAAGTATTCGATACTTCGAAAACCACAAACTGTTCCACTGTCATCCTGATTGATATTTCCCACTCGATGATACTCTACGGCGAGGATCGTATCACCCCCGCCAAGCAGGTGGCGATGGCTTTCACGGAATTAATTCTGACCAAATTCCCCAAGGATAGTCTCAACATCGTTCTCTTTGGCGACAATGCACACGAAATACAAATAAAGGATCTGCCTTATATCGGGGTCGGGCCGTACCATACCAACACCAAAGCCGGTCTTCAGATGGCCCGGCAGATTCTTCTCCGCAAGAAATCCCCCAACAAGCAGATTTTCATGATCACCGACGGCAAACCATCGATGATTGTCAAAAGGAACGGCCGCCCCTACAAGAATCCGATCGGTCTCGACCCGATGATTGTCAATCGCACCCTCGATGAGGCGGTCATTTGCCGCAAGAAAAAAATTACTATCACTACCTTTATGATTACCGATGACCCCTACCTGCAGGAGTTTGTGCGCAAATTGACCGAATTAAACCGCGGCCGCGCATATTTCGCCTCCGCCGATAATCTCGGCGATTACTTATTCTGGGATTTCATGAGCCATCGCCGCAAGGGGCGGTAA